DNA from Salvelinus alpinus chromosome 17, SLU_Salpinus.1, whole genome shotgun sequence:
tcaaatgttatttgtctaaatacaacaggtgtagtagaccttacagtgaaatgcttactgaaatTCCATAATGAGCTATGCAAACTGTAGAAATAAAGATCATGAGCTTTAGGCCTAAGTCTCTAACAACAAAAATCTGGAGGATGGACCCTAGACCCCGGCTATAAATCCTGGATatattttctattaaagtataGGTCTAGGCCTAATATGCCTTAACCACCTCCTTGAAGAAGGCTCATTGGTCTTCTACTTAtagtctccctttctctcttctcccctctgtaAGGCAGCAAACCCATTGACAATCAGTGGTCCATCTGCATTGGGCACAGATGGCTGAACGGCTCACTTTTGTGTGTCAGATTGCCTGCAGGTATACTGATGAGGAGGCACACAAAGGTATGTACAGTTGGTATTGGTTtgataccttaaaaaaggtaggcgtgtggatcagaaaaccagtcagtatctggtgggaccatcatttgcctcatgcaacgctacacatctccttcacatagagttgatcaggctgttgattgtggcctgtggaatgttgtcccactcctcgtaaaatggctgtgtgaagttgctggataatggcgggaactggaacacgctgttgtacatgtcgatccagaggatcccaaacatgctcaatgggtgacttgtctggtgagtatgcaggccatgaaaaaacggggaaatgttcagcttccaggatttgtttacagatccttgtgacgTGGGGCTGTGCATCATGATGAAACATGAGGTggataaatggcacgacaatggacctcgGGATCTCAtcaaggtatctctgtgcattcaaattgccatcgataaaatgacATTgtattcattgtccgtagcttatgcctgcccatcccataaccccaccgccaccatggggcactctgttcacaacgttgacatcagcaaaccactcatccacacaacgccatacacactgtctgccatctgcccggtacagttgaaactgggattcatctgtgaagagcacacttctccagcgtgccagtggccatcgaaggtgagcatttgccaactgaagtcggttacaacgccaaactgcagtcaggtcaagaccctggtgaggacgacgagcaagcagatgagcttccctaagactgattctgacagtttgtgcagcaattctttggttgtgcaaaaccacagtttcatcagctgtctgggtggatgGTCTCAgtcaatcccgcaggtgaagaagacagatgtggaggtcctgggcaggtgtggttacaagtggtctgcggttgtgaggctggttggacctactgccaaattctctaaaattacattgGAGGCCACTTATGGTAgacaaatgaacattcaattccttggcaacagctctggtggacattcctgcagtcagcatgtcaattgcacgctccctcaacttgagacatctgtggccttgtgttgtgtgacaaactgcacattttagagtggccttttattgtcccctgcacaaggtgcacctgtgtgtaacagtataactttaaaccgtcccctcgccccgacacgggcgcgaaccagggaccctctgcacacatcaacaacagtcacccacgaagcgtcgttacccatcgctccacaaaagccacagcccttgcagagcaaggtgcaacactacttctaggtttcagagcaagtgacgtaactgattgaaacgctagtagcgcgtacccgctaactagctagccatttcacatccgttacactcacccccctttcaacctcctccttttccgcagcaaccagtgatccgggtcaacagcatcaatgtaacagtataactttaaaccgtcccctcgccccgacacgtgcgcgaaccagggaccttctgcacatatcaacaacggtcgcccacgaagcatcgttgcccatcgcgccacaaaggccgcggcccttgcagagcactacttctaggtttcagagcaagtgacgtaactgattgaaacgctagtagcgcgtacccgctaactagctagccatttcacatccgttacatgtgtaatgatcatgctgtttaataagcttcttgatatgccacacctgtcaggtggattgtcttggcaaagtagaaatacacactaacagggatgtaaacaaatttgtgcaaaacaatttagagaaatatgctttttgtgcatgtagaacatttctgggatcttttatttcagctcatgaaacattggaccaacactttacatgttgcgtttatatttttgttcagtgttcattgtgAGACTGGTTACAGTCGCGATCATTGTGCAAAATCTGCAGCAATAAATATACATTATTTAATGTGTAGGTTTAGCAAATTTAACTTGGTGGTTTCCGGGTTGGACACGTCTCACTAACGCACTGTTCTTCTCTTGGTGATAGGCTATCCCCGTCAAACAGTCTGGAAAAGAGAATGACAGAGGCCTCTATTGACCAAAAGGCCAAtatagcatgggcagcgccatagAGAGCTTCCGAAATGTTAAAGTGGTCAAACTAGTTAACTGGatggggattcctatgggttgtagCCTCAATGGCGCTACCTATGCTGTCACAGAtactataatggcacagatataaagatggttcgtctatctatctctatgtttTGACCGCATGGGACTGCCTTCTGGCATCTAGTGAGCGAGTTCTGGAACGCTGCCTGATGTGGGCTACTGCGCAAGCCGTGCTTACAACTGTAGGGAATATATGTCCAGCACTGCGCGCTCCGCGCTCCCACCTGCACAGTCCACTATGGAACGGAAAAGGGATGACTGCCACAGGACCGAAGGAAAAAGAAGAGACCACAACCCCCACCAGCATGACGGATGACAGGAGCGAGATGATGTATATTCTGGAGACGCCCCAGATGCGAGGCGAGGAGGAGAGGCTTCGAACTTTTGAAAACTGGCCGGGCGATGCACCGGTCACCGCGACCAACCTAGCCAGAGCGGGCTTCTTTTTTCTGGGGCCCGATGATAAGGTCAAGTGCTTCTGTTGTGGAGGGATCCTGAGGTATTGGGTCCATGGGGACAGTCCGATCGTCGAACACAAGAGGCACTTCCCCACTTGTAGTTTGGTAATGGGTAGAGCCGTTGGGAATATCCCACTGTATGTCGTTCCCGGGTCCCCTTCGGACTCCGTGGACGGTCAGCTGTTGAGCCAGCTCCAGAGGATGACTGTGGACGACCAGGGGGCGGCCGGGCAGGCTGTTTACCCCGAGATGGAGTCAGAGGAATCCCGTCTCACCACCTTCCACAACTGGCCCACCGGTGCTGCGGTCCAGCCCGATGTTCTGTCGAGGGCAGGATTCTTCTACACAGGTGCGCAATAGTATTTGTTGATGGTGAGAGAGAAATCctattgtgacatcagtgtgtgttgtgtatttCCACTTTTCTAAATTCTGTTGGGAACATTTTATAACTTGCTTCTTTCTTTTAGTTCCCATGTTTAGTGAAGCTATTGGACAAAATTACGCACGCCTTGGTAATTAGAAATTGGCAATTGGATATTCAGAAATAGCAGGTTCCAGTCTTTGTGTGTGACTTCATGGGACAATAGCCACGCTGAGTCATGTGTTTGTAGACAGAAAAAGCTGGACAGGACTCGGACTGCGTAAAGGAAAACATCACTGTTATGGTTAGACTGTTGTGTTCATTAAATCGTAGAACATAGAACGACTATGAGAGCGAATGAGAAACAACTTTTCCTTTGTTTGAAATTCAGTTTTGGAAATGCAATAACACAATCCACATTCTCACAGCAGGAATGTTGGggtgtctgcctgtgtgtattaatgtgaTAATTTGTGTCATTGTGTGTGCAGTGTCGGTTCTAGCTCGTATGGCTCACTGGGCGAACCCCCCCTTCAGCGCCCCCGCCAAAAAAAagcaccattctgcactaactgtaatttttattcagacatttggaacaacacaaataaataatcataccaTTTACgactataaaaatatatacaaaaataagactcataaatatcaaaaagaagtgacaaatagaaacacatttgtgttgatttggcactgagcagcaatacattacccatcccccaacaatgtcaaccaagagtcaagactaaaccaattcaccttggtggtgtgcagactggttttatattattcttaacaatttcgcacaaaccagaaaaaatacaacaatatgtctgtgaaactatatattcacagtattatgaatgaattgtggtttattttgtagtgtgactgattttactaattgcattagtactgtacaaagttagaggtgtgctatttgatagattctccccctacctcgggcttccagtgcgGAGACCTGAGGTTAACCTACCACcgccccccctccccatctcgtacttctgagtgggagaccttcccaggtaGTAGCCTGCCTatctcacaaactagaatcaagGCCCCCACTCTGACAAGGCTatttgacccacagtcccacacggtgacatgatatcattgacgtgacatgcaaatgagcgatagaaaaccgatcgtgcaaatgtcaccattccatATTTTTTTGTGCGGGCACCCCGTGCTGTCCTCAGCAAGATGCCGCCTTGGGCGGCTGCCATtgtcgcctatacctaaatccacctgtgtgtgtgtacacggacagcaaacacacactgcttgctgtctgtgtgtactgtatgcatgtgtgtgttttttagtgTGTCTAATCTTCATGTAAAGTCTTTGTCAGAAGTGCTATGATAGACAAAATATTATGTCCCTCCTCCTAGGACACGGTGACAACGTGAAATGTTTCTACTGTGATGGAGGGCTGAGGAACTGGGAACCTGGAGATGACCCCTGGCAGGAGCACGCCAAGTGGTTCCCACGGTAACACACAACagcaccaacacacacaaactgtcAAAATGCAATATGTAATGTCTTTGACCCTGTGTCCACGGTTCTGCTGTGTCAATATGTTACAACTTTCTCTTTCATTCCTCAGATGTGACTTCCTGATCCAGGCGAGAGGGCGGGACTACGTCAGCAACATCCAGGATACTCACTTCAATATAGAGACTGTGGTAAGTACCTTAATCCCTAACATTCATCCCTCACTGTTGTGCTTCACTGTCCTCCACGGTCATACCAAAAGACAGGATCATTTGTATATTAGTAGTGTGCCAACATAACTGTTGTGGTCACTACAGTGTGTTAGAGAACTCACAGAATAGATCCCGTGTTGATTTGTTTTCCAGGGTGCATCACAGACTCCGGTGTCCAGAGAAATCAACTCAGAGAATGGTGAGTCCCAGGATACAAATGAAAACATTGAAACTTATATTACATCCACTTCATTCTCTTGACCCCCGCCTCCCTAAATGACATCACTGGGTGATCCGCCCCACGTGTTAACCTGTGCTGAACAAACACAATAAATATGGATTGCCTTGGAAACCAATACGCTGCTTTCCCCTGGATACAGACTAAGAGGATGTATTTCATAAGTGGGCacttaaacgtgtgtgtgtgtgtgtgtagcgagaGATTTACAAATACTGTCCGTTTCAGCTGTTTTAGAGGACAGTCAGAGAAACAGATGTATCCCTCAGTGGTGCTTTTCTCTGTATCTATCAGAACTCAATTTGTTTCTGTGGTTTAATGTGTGTCAGAGAGATGCGGGGCTCTTGGTTGCCCACTCCCACACCCTGGGGTACTGCTCTCTCTACTGGGCCGTTTATCAAATGATAGAATGCTAGCACAATAGCATCACATACTGTTGCTGAATCTGCTATTCATCTTTTTTTAGTTGTACT
Protein-coding regions in this window:
- the LOC139542904 gene encoding baculoviral IAP repeat-containing protein 7-like isoform X1, with translation MWATAQAVLTTVGNICPALRAPRSHLHSPLWNGKGMTATGPKEKEETTTPTSMTDDRSEMMYILETPQMRGEEERLRTFENWPGDAPVTATNLARAGFFFLGPDDKVKCFCCGGILRYWVHGDSPIVEHKRHFPTCSLVMGRAVGNIPLYVVPGSPSDSVDGQLLSQLQRMTVDDQGAAGQAVYPEMESEESRLTTFHNWPTGAAVQPDVLSRAGFFYTGHGDNVKCFYCDGGLRNWEPGDDPWQEHAKWFPRCDFLIQARGRDYVSNIQDTHFNIETVGASQTPVSREINSENDVVGGLGVPSAMLSPVVQTVLQMGFEAGLVESLVQTKYLLNGQHYTSVSGLVTDILAAEEEDRTRRPQSRGQGPVERQGLSAGGVRTQTPIREKGQRSCVFHTLAHIHTHTHTQTATLLCVFQQWATPPLMSSCVSCRRSGHVRCVWTSGFPLSSFPVVTWWYVATVLPACVTAPSAEPPSEAASEHSCPERLTQAFVYLRQMKKDSRTPWSSSHYFIGAVRTF
- the LOC139542904 gene encoding baculoviral IAP repeat-containing protein 7-like isoform X3; translated protein: MWATAQAVLTTVGNICPALRAPRSHLHSPLWNGKGMTATGPKEKEETTTPTSMTDDRSEMMYILETPQMRGEEERLRTFENWPGDAPVTATNLARAGFFFLGPDDKVKCFCCGGILRYWVHGDSPIVEHKRHFPTCSLVMGRAVGNIPLYVVPGSPSDSVDGQLLSQLQRMTVDDQGAAGQAVYPEMESEESRLTTFHNWPTGAAVQPDVLSRAGFFYTGHGDNVKCFYCDGGLRNWEPGDDPWQEHAKWFPRCDFLIQARGRDYVSNIQDTHFNIETVGASQTPVSREINSENDVVGGLGVPSAMLSPVVQTVLQMGFEAGLVESLVQTKYLLNGQHYTSVSGLVTDILAAEEEDRTRRPQSRGQGPVERQGLSAGGVRTQTPIREKAVGDTTPDELLRQLQEERTCKVCMDKRVSIVFIPCGHLVVCSDCAASLRHCPICRATIRGSVRAFMS
- the LOC139542904 gene encoding baculoviral IAP repeat-containing protein 7-like isoform X2, yielding MWATAQAVLTTVGNICPALRAPRSHLHSPLWNGKGMTATGPKEKEETTTPTSMTDDRSEMMYILETPQMRGEEERLRTFENWPGDAPVTATNLARAGFFFLGPDDKVKCFCCGGILRYWVHGDSPIVEHKRHFPTCSLVMGRAVGNIPLYVVPGSPSDSVDGQLLSQLQRMTVDDQGAAGQAVYPEMESEESRLTTFHNWPTGAAVQPDVLSRAGFFYTGHGDNVKCFYCDGGLRNWEPGDDPWQEHAKWFPRCDFLIQARGRDYVSNIQDTHFNIETVGASQTPVSREINSENDVVGGLGVPSAMLSPVVQTVLQMGFEAGLVESLVQTKYLLNGQHYTSVSGLVTDILAAEEEDRTRRPQSRGQGPVERQGLSAGGVRTQTPIREKVGDTTPDELLRQLQEERTCKVCMDKRVSIVFIPCGHLVVCSDCAASLRHCPICRATIRGSVRAFMS